The following are encoded together in the uncultured Sphaerochaeta sp. genome:
- a CDS encoding arylsulfatase — protein sequence MEQRKPNIVYILADDLGYGDVSSLNAGCPFATIHFDRLSAEGVKCTDAHATSAVCTPSRYSIITGRYNWRSELKSSVLGGFSPPLIDAKRKTIAQMLKGRGYSTHAVGKWHLGMELPKQDDFIEQPDFADSHTIDYSKPIKEGPVSVGFDTFYGISGSLDMPPYVYIEDDRFTSIPTKVTKGEGMGYWREGLTADDFIHEEVLDHLTDKVVEVIQKESDHPFFLYFSLPAPHTPILPAKKFQGKSKTNDYGDFVLHCDSVVGRILSALDEAGLREDTLVVFTSDNGCSPSADFPALEKAGHHPSYHFRGMKADIYEGGHRVPLLMRWPKVIQPGSTCNQIVSLCDLFATLAEYLGVDLAADEAVDSYSMLATLKSPSLPTRSSLVHQSIDGSLSIRRGPWKLEMCKGSGGWSFPVPGSRDEEQLPSLQLYNLEEDIREQENVASRFPEIVHALKTELRTIVEQGRSTAGPRQANDGVAIWETVSWLQD from the coding sequence ATGGAGCAGAGGAAGCCAAACATCGTGTACATACTTGCTGATGACCTCGGCTACGGGGATGTCTCGTCCCTTAACGCAGGTTGTCCCTTTGCTACCATCCACTTCGACCGTCTCTCTGCTGAAGGTGTGAAATGCACCGACGCCCATGCTACCAGTGCAGTGTGTACTCCAAGTCGCTACAGCATCATCACCGGTAGGTACAACTGGAGAAGTGAACTCAAGAGCTCAGTGCTTGGAGGGTTCTCTCCACCCCTTATTGATGCAAAGAGAAAGACCATTGCCCAAATGCTCAAAGGGAGGGGATATTCCACCCATGCAGTAGGCAAGTGGCACTTGGGAATGGAACTTCCCAAACAAGATGATTTCATTGAACAACCAGATTTTGCAGACAGCCATACCATAGATTACAGCAAGCCGATCAAGGAAGGTCCTGTTTCTGTAGGGTTTGACACATTTTATGGCATCAGCGGATCGCTGGATATGCCTCCCTATGTCTACATCGAGGATGACCGCTTTACCTCCATCCCCACCAAGGTGACCAAAGGGGAAGGTATGGGGTACTGGAGAGAAGGACTTACCGCCGACGATTTTATCCATGAAGAGGTTCTGGACCACCTCACAGACAAGGTGGTGGAAGTGATCCAGAAAGAGAGCGACCATCCCTTTTTCCTGTATTTCTCACTTCCAGCTCCTCATACTCCCATTCTTCCTGCGAAGAAGTTTCAGGGAAAGTCCAAAACCAATGACTACGGGGATTTTGTCCTCCACTGTGACAGTGTTGTTGGACGAATCCTCTCCGCGTTGGATGAGGCAGGATTGAGGGAAGATACCTTGGTGGTTTTCACCAGTGACAACGGATGTTCTCCTTCGGCCGACTTTCCTGCCTTGGAAAAGGCAGGGCATCACCCGAGTTACCATTTCAGGGGGATGAAGGCTGACATCTATGAAGGGGGACATCGGGTTCCCTTGCTTATGCGATGGCCAAAAGTGATTCAACCGGGTTCCACCTGTAACCAGATTGTCTCACTCTGTGACCTGTTTGCCACCTTGGCGGAGTATCTGGGGGTGGATCTGGCAGCAGATGAGGCTGTAGACAGTTACAGCATGCTTGCAACGCTCAAATCTCCCTCACTCCCGACTCGTTCATCCCTCGTGCATCAGAGCATTGATGGTTCGCTCTCCATCAGGAGGGGGCCTTGGAAACTGGAGATGTGCAAGGGGAGTGGTGGATGGTCTTTCCCTGTCCCTGGAAGCAGGGATGAAGAACAGCTTCCCTCTCTGCAACTGTATAATCTGGAAGAAGATATCAGGGAACAAGAGAATGTCGCCTCAAGATTTCCAGAAATAGTACATGCATTGAAGACAGAGTTGCGTACAATTGTGGAGCAAGGACGGAGTACCGCTGGGCCAAGACAGGCCAACGATGGGGTGGCAATCTGGGAGACCGTTTCCTGGTTGCAAGACTAA
- a CDS encoding ABC transporter substrate-binding protein has product MKKHFLIVLLVALLLPATLFAQGSKATAAEDAVQYTPAGTFPIVESPVTVDIMVAQPPCVEDYNTNRFTKYMEELTGVTVNYIMIPEQAATEKLALVLASGDYPDAFLGFAVSNELETNYGAMEGLFLPLNEYYSKDWMPNMMTAFDEFPGAVGFMTNIDGNIYSFPRLEGCYHCSNQAKMFVYQPFLDALGLETPTTTEEFYQVLKAIKTQDPNGNGKADEIPLAGSIIGWSDQVERFLLNSFIYCDLDTNINSNADDNVGYLMNGKKVDTAVNKDAYRDGLAYINKLYKEGLIYNGSFTQDSSQLTQLVESSAQPVVGFATGGWRGQFTTIGGDRFPNFQAIAPLEGPDGVQYAVAFLQNPEVGQLVLSSETKYAEAIVRYFDYMYSLEGTLQQRNGFQGEAWDWAKEGQVGLDGKPAIWQELTQWNDKDPQNDTWIQTYAAAMTPSLKNGLASVPMSKDNPDYYKPDNNEKVLFDETRELYKPHEDTSVEVPKLKFTADENEEFSTVKRELANYIRQSAVKFMVGSLDVNDDKVWNDYLANLEKLQMSKVLDLMQSAYDRQYK; this is encoded by the coding sequence ATGAAAAAGCATTTCTTGATTGTGTTGTTGGTTGCTCTGTTGCTGCCCGCAACTCTGTTTGCTCAAGGTTCCAAGGCTACAGCAGCTGAGGACGCGGTTCAGTATACCCCGGCAGGGACCTTCCCCATCGTGGAAAGCCCGGTAACCGTGGATATCATGGTCGCACAGCCACCCTGTGTCGAGGATTACAACACCAACCGCTTCACCAAGTACATGGAAGAACTGACGGGTGTGACGGTGAACTACATCATGATTCCCGAGCAGGCAGCCACTGAGAAACTTGCCTTAGTTCTGGCCAGTGGCGACTACCCGGATGCATTCCTGGGCTTTGCAGTAAGCAATGAGCTCGAGACCAACTATGGTGCCATGGAAGGGCTCTTCCTGCCCCTCAATGAGTACTATAGCAAGGATTGGATGCCCAATATGATGACGGCATTCGATGAGTTCCCTGGTGCTGTTGGATTCATGACCAACATCGATGGTAACATCTACTCCTTCCCCCGCTTGGAAGGCTGTTATCACTGTTCAAACCAGGCAAAGATGTTTGTCTATCAGCCCTTCCTTGATGCCCTTGGTCTTGAGACCCCAACCACTACCGAAGAGTTCTATCAGGTATTGAAGGCTATCAAGACTCAGGATCCCAATGGAAACGGCAAGGCTGATGAGATTCCCCTTGCAGGTTCAATCATTGGTTGGTCCGACCAGGTCGAGCGCTTCCTGCTCAACAGCTTCATCTACTGTGACCTCGACACCAACATCAACAGCAATGCCGATGACAACGTTGGCTACCTGATGAATGGCAAGAAAGTCGACACTGCAGTGAACAAGGATGCCTACCGTGATGGTCTTGCATATATCAACAAGCTCTACAAGGAGGGCTTGATCTACAATGGTTCATTCACCCAAGATTCCAGCCAGCTGACCCAGTTGGTAGAGAGTTCCGCTCAGCCTGTAGTTGGCTTTGCAACCGGTGGTTGGAGAGGTCAGTTTACTACCATTGGTGGAGACCGCTTCCCTAACTTCCAGGCAATCGCTCCCCTTGAAGGCCCTGATGGCGTGCAGTATGCAGTTGCATTCCTCCAGAACCCTGAAGTAGGCCAGCTGGTACTCAGCAGTGAGACCAAGTATGCCGAGGCAATTGTCCGTTACTTCGACTACATGTACAGCCTTGAAGGAACCCTTCAGCAGCGTAATGGTTTCCAGGGTGAAGCTTGGGATTGGGCAAAGGAAGGACAGGTTGGTCTTGATGGCAAGCCGGCAATCTGGCAGGAGTTGACGCAGTGGAACGACAAGGATCCTCAGAACGATACCTGGATACAGACCTATGCAGCAGCCATGACTCCTTCCCTGAAGAATGGTCTTGCTTCTGTTCCAATGAGCAAGGATAATCCTGACTACTACAAGCCGGACAACAACGAGAAGGTGCTCTTCGATGAGACCCGTGAACTGTACAAGCCACATGAGGATACCTCCGTTGAGGTTCCCAAGCTTAAGTTCACTGCTGATGAAAACGAGGAGTTCTCCACTGTCAAGCGCGAGCTCGCCAACTACATCCGTCAGAGTGCGGTTAAGTTCATGGTCGGTTCCCTTGATGTGAATGATGACAAGGTCTGGAATGACTATCTTGCCAACCTCGAGAAGTTGCAGATGTCCAAGGTTTTGGATTTGATGCAGTCTGCCTACGACCGACAGTACAAGTAA
- a CDS encoding carbohydrate ABC transporter permease — MHYKQKEMLTDRIFSIVVNTFLFISLAIVLYPLLYIISCSLSEPQAVMARKVWLFPVNFDLVSYKAVFTNKQIGTGYMNSLYYMVTGTIISVMLTMLIAYPLSRKEFYGRKFVTKFILFTMLFTGGIIPLYLVVRQLGIYDTRLSIILPNAITVWNVIIARTFLQENISDELYEAAEIDGCSDIRFLFTFVFPLSGAIVAVLALFYAVGQWNKYFDALLYLQDQALYPLQIVLRNILIINRNTPSMTTDVEAAIRSQGLSETIRYAVIVVASLPLLVIYPFVQKFFVKGVMIGSVKG; from the coding sequence ATGCATTATAAACAAAAAGAGATGCTCACAGACAGAATCTTCTCCATCGTGGTCAATACCTTCCTGTTCATCAGTCTGGCTATTGTACTCTATCCATTGCTCTACATCATCTCCTGCTCACTGAGTGAACCCCAGGCGGTGATGGCACGCAAAGTTTGGCTCTTTCCGGTAAACTTCGACCTGGTAAGTTACAAGGCCGTCTTTACCAACAAGCAGATCGGAACCGGATACATGAACAGCCTCTACTATATGGTTACCGGAACGATTATCAGTGTAATGCTCACCATGCTGATCGCCTATCCGCTCTCCAGGAAAGAGTTCTATGGACGGAAGTTTGTCACCAAGTTCATCCTGTTCACGATGCTCTTCACCGGTGGAATCATTCCCCTTTACTTGGTGGTTCGCCAGCTTGGAATCTATGATACCCGGCTCTCCATCATCCTTCCCAATGCGATAACCGTATGGAATGTCATCATTGCCCGTACATTCTTGCAGGAGAATATCTCTGATGAACTGTATGAGGCCGCTGAAATAGACGGATGCTCTGATATTCGATTCCTCTTCACGTTTGTATTCCCCTTAAGCGGGGCAATCGTAGCAGTCCTCGCACTCTTCTATGCAGTAGGACAGTGGAACAAGTACTTCGATGCACTCTTGTACCTGCAGGACCAGGCCTTGTATCCTCTGCAGATTGTGCTTCGTAACATCCTTATCATTAACCGAAACACCCCGTCCATGACGACGGATGTGGAGGCAGCGATACGGTCCCAGGGTCTGAGCGAGACGATTCGCTATGCGGTAATTGTTGTGGCGAGCTTGCCCCTTCTGGTCATCTATCCGTTCGTCCAGAAGTTCTTCGTCAAGGGAGTCATGATCGGCTCCGTCAAAGGTTGA
- a CDS encoding ABC transporter permease subunit gives MKKQLNQPPQLSLGKKMGRHWQFYVIVALPILYFIVFKYVPMYGALLAFKRYRVSRGVWGSPWVGLYQFEKFFSNPSSLQIMYNTFSLSMYALVTSIPLAVILAVALNEARSKLWKKSVQMITYAPYFISTVVMVAILMQFLDPSMGLFNTVRGLMGKDSLNYMGEADYFRHIYVWSELWKNTGYNAIIYLAALTGISPELYEAAKVDGVNKFQKVWYVDLPSIKSTIVIMFIMNMGFVMSLGFEKAFLMQNPLNIETAEIMSTYVYKMGLINSDFSYSTAIDLINSVINVVLILTFNRLAKMNNKEGGLW, from the coding sequence ATGAAGAAGCAGTTGAACCAGCCACCACAATTGAGCCTGGGAAAGAAGATGGGACGCCATTGGCAGTTCTACGTTATCGTAGCGCTCCCCATCCTCTATTTCATTGTGTTCAAGTACGTCCCTATGTATGGGGCATTGCTCGCCTTTAAGCGATATCGCGTAAGTCGCGGTGTATGGGGAAGCCCCTGGGTAGGGCTCTATCAGTTCGAGAAGTTCTTTAGTAACCCCTCGTCCTTACAGATCATGTACAACACCTTCAGTTTGAGCATGTATGCCCTGGTTACTTCAATTCCGCTGGCAGTCATCCTTGCCGTTGCTCTGAATGAAGCCCGTTCCAAGCTCTGGAAAAAGAGTGTGCAGATGATCACCTACGCACCATACTTTATTTCCACGGTAGTCATGGTAGCCATTCTGATGCAGTTCCTTGACCCCTCCATGGGGCTCTTCAATACTGTAAGAGGGCTCATGGGGAAAGATTCCCTCAACTATATGGGAGAAGCGGACTACTTCAGGCATATCTACGTCTGGTCTGAGCTTTGGAAGAACACCGGCTATAATGCAATTATCTACCTAGCAGCTTTGACCGGTATCAGCCCTGAGCTGTATGAGGCGGCCAAGGTTGATGGCGTGAACAAGTTCCAGAAAGTCTGGTACGTCGATCTTCCTTCCATCAAGAGTACCATCGTCATTATGTTCATCATGAACATGGGATTCGTCATGAGCCTTGGTTTTGAAAAGGCCTTCCTCATGCAGAACCCACTGAATATTGAAACTGCTGAGATTATGTCCACTTACGTTTATAAGATGGGCTTGATCAACAGTGACTTCTCGTACTCCACCGCAATCGACCTGATCAATTCAGTGATCAACGTTGTCCTGATTCTCACATTCAATCGTCTTGCCAAAATGAACAACAAGGAAGGGGGGCTCTGGTAA
- a CDS encoding alpha-L-fucosidase yields MKESATQAWLDLQFGMFIHFGLYSIPGGVWNDEVVKRGYSEQILSHGYLPQADYEALAEQFTIDHFDADHIVMTAKAAGMRYLVITSKHHDGFCLFETQTTSYHSNKDVVAELSEACKRHGLAFGIYFSWIDWHFPEALPISSHNSDTITPEHQKLNIEQLTELLTGYGDICELWMDMGAPSKEQSREVYELVQNLQPDCMVNGRIWNDYQDFLTMGDNELPSVALDCPWQTPASIYKETWGYRSWQVRGDKHEKIKELSETARQVVEEGGNYLLNIGLMGDGSIHEFEEAVLKGIGEELTRHPLERKTTSLQVPEQEYQGPSFDCGNPVVVYRYTGEEYYSYRPIPTSLHWKIALEENKKFSISWKTSEPLEKEEKLVLEVDGKPYYSSLQKGRNTDCFITSLSLQKGKHEFIVHTVGNPLKRPALGAHTLHIVLEEERR; encoded by the coding sequence ATGAAAGAATCAGCAACACAAGCCTGGCTGGATCTCCAGTTTGGTATGTTCATCCACTTTGGCCTCTACTCCATTCCCGGTGGGGTGTGGAATGATGAAGTGGTAAAACGGGGATATTCAGAGCAGATACTCAGTCATGGGTATCTTCCCCAAGCCGACTACGAGGCATTGGCCGAACAATTCACCATTGATCATTTTGATGCAGACCATATTGTCATGACAGCCAAGGCAGCTGGCATGCGCTACTTGGTAATCACCAGCAAACATCATGATGGGTTCTGTCTCTTCGAAACCCAGACCACCAGTTATCATAGCAACAAGGATGTTGTTGCTGAACTAAGTGAGGCGTGCAAACGCCATGGACTGGCTTTTGGCATCTACTTCTCCTGGATCGATTGGCATTTCCCAGAGGCACTCCCGATCAGCAGCCACAACAGTGATACCATTACCCCAGAGCATCAGAAGCTCAATATCGAGCAACTCACCGAACTGCTTACCGGTTACGGAGACATATGTGAACTTTGGATGGATATGGGAGCTCCCAGCAAGGAACAATCCAGGGAAGTCTACGAGTTGGTTCAGAACCTACAACCTGATTGCATGGTCAATGGAAGAATATGGAACGACTACCAGGACTTCCTCACCATGGGAGATAATGAACTGCCCAGTGTTGCTCTTGATTGTCCTTGGCAGACCCCTGCTTCCATCTATAAGGAGACATGGGGCTACCGTAGCTGGCAGGTACGCGGTGACAAGCATGAGAAGATCAAGGAACTGAGTGAAACTGCCCGGCAGGTAGTCGAAGAGGGGGGAAACTACCTGCTGAATATCGGCCTGATGGGAGATGGATCAATCCACGAGTTTGAGGAAGCAGTACTGAAAGGTATTGGGGAGGAACTTACAAGACATCCTCTCGAGAGGAAGACAACATCCCTTCAGGTTCCAGAACAGGAATACCAAGGGCCTTCCTTCGACTGTGGAAACCCGGTGGTGGTTTACCGTTACACAGGTGAAGAGTATTACTCGTACCGTCCCATACCCACCAGTCTGCACTGGAAGATTGCTCTAGAGGAGAACAAGAAGTTCTCTATCTCCTGGAAAACCTCAGAACCACTGGAGAAAGAGGAAAAGCTTGTTCTAGAGGTGGATGGAAAACCATACTACAGTAGCTTACAAAAGGGACGAAACACTGATTGTTTCATTACATCTCTTTCATTGCAGAAAGGTAAGCATGAGTTCATCGTCCATACAGTGGGGAATCCACTCAAGCGCCCGGCATTGGGTGCCCACACACTACATATTGTCCTGGAAGAGGAGAGAAGATAA
- a CDS encoding copper homeostasis protein CutC, whose translation MKIEICLESIESVIAAEQGGADRVEFCADLFEGGTTPSLGAFKAARAHTTIAMNVMVRPRGGDFCYSDLEFEAMKEDARLFREAGADGIVFGILTPDGEVDMQRSRQLIEIARPCSVTFHRAFDMTRDASRSLEKLIDLGVDRVLTSGLEETVTEGLETLKGLIDQAGERIIVMPGCGITERNFTRIQEALGAREYHVALDGTYESRMTYRPGHIYMGGLLRQTEFSLKHTDKGRVGTVVSQKGGK comes from the coding sequence ATGAAGATTGAAATTTGTCTGGAATCAATCGAGAGCGTGATCGCAGCAGAGCAAGGCGGGGCCGACCGCGTGGAGTTCTGCGCCGACCTGTTCGAGGGGGGCACCACCCCATCCCTGGGAGCCTTCAAGGCAGCCAGGGCACACACCACCATAGCCATGAACGTCATGGTCCGCCCCCGCGGCGGCGACTTCTGTTACTCGGACCTGGAGTTCGAGGCGATGAAGGAGGATGCGAGGCTCTTCCGTGAGGCAGGGGCCGACGGCATCGTCTTCGGCATCCTCACGCCCGACGGGGAGGTCGACATGCAGCGCAGCAGGCAGCTCATCGAGATCGCACGCCCCTGCTCGGTGACCTTCCACCGTGCCTTCGACATGACCCGCGACGCCTCAAGGTCCCTGGAGAAGCTCATCGACCTCGGGGTCGACCGGGTGCTCACCAGCGGCCTGGAGGAGACCGTCACCGAGGGACTGGAGACACTCAAGGGCCTGATCGACCAGGCAGGCGAGCGCATCATCGTCATGCCGGGTTGCGGCATCACCGAGCGCAACTTCACCAGGATCCAGGAAGCCCTGGGGGCCAGGGAGTACCATGTGGCGCTGGACGGCACCTATGAGTCCCGCATGACCTACAGGCCCGGCCACATCTACATGGGGGGCCTGCTCCGCCAGACCGAGTTCAGCCTCAAGCATACAGACAAGGGCCGGGTAGGGACCGTGGTCTCCCAGAAAGGGGGCAAATGA
- a CDS encoding M81 family metallopeptidase: MKGRVFVGGLHHESDTFNPIITSRDEIWVSRKEELFTKKESSASGIINTLIAAGYEVIPSLVARAVPNGVWDRTYYQELKEELLQDLRDAGELDAICLSLHGSMRVQDIGEAEGDLLEAVREIQPSIPILTSLDMHATLTKRMRKAADGFVGYKCAPHTDTYETGIHAALMVIRTLESGKRPTMAMARIPMLIAGEQSETSVEPMRSLIQELRKREKEEGVLACSYTLGFPWADERENAVHAVVVTQDDQKRADEIAKELATIFWNRRAEFGFYNETRMPADAIEATRQSIAEGVYPVVISDSGDNPTAGGSADVTNFLSLLLADPVLSTLDPPLLYQGFYDPEVVAQAFREGVGSSFHCSLGAKFDKEKSSPIMAEATVISLKGQWEGANNADLALMEIGGIQVVVASKHVGCYDPEMMRILGAEPTLRKTIVVKLGYLEPEIRSIAKRSMMALTTGSTDELFTRLPYRELSRPIYPLDGEFEAELKLI, from the coding sequence ATGAAGGGACGAGTCTTCGTGGGCGGGCTGCACCATGAGTCCGACACCTTCAACCCCATCATCACCTCCCGTGATGAGATATGGGTGAGCAGGAAGGAGGAGCTTTTCACAAAGAAAGAAAGCTCGGCCAGCGGGATCATCAACACCCTCATCGCCGCAGGCTATGAGGTCATCCCCTCACTGGTCGCCCGGGCCGTGCCCAACGGGGTGTGGGACAGAACATACTACCAGGAGCTCAAGGAAGAACTCTTGCAGGACCTAAGGGATGCAGGGGAACTTGATGCCATCTGCCTCTCCCTGCACGGCAGCATGCGGGTGCAGGACATCGGGGAGGCCGAGGGGGACCTGCTCGAGGCGGTGAGGGAGATACAGCCGTCCATCCCCATACTCACCAGCCTGGACATGCATGCCACCCTCACCAAAAGGATGAGGAAGGCAGCGGACGGGTTCGTGGGCTACAAGTGCGCCCCGCACACCGACACCTATGAGACGGGCATCCATGCCGCACTGATGGTCATACGCACCCTGGAGTCAGGCAAGAGACCCACCATGGCCATGGCCAGGATCCCGATGCTTATCGCAGGGGAACAGAGCGAGACCAGCGTGGAGCCGATGAGGAGCCTCATCCAGGAACTGAGGAAGAGGGAGAAGGAAGAAGGTGTGCTTGCCTGCTCCTACACGCTCGGCTTCCCCTGGGCGGATGAGAGGGAGAACGCGGTGCATGCGGTGGTGGTGACCCAGGACGACCAAAAGAGGGCCGATGAGATAGCAAAGGAACTGGCGACCATATTCTGGAACCGGAGGGCCGAGTTCGGCTTCTACAACGAGACCAGGATGCCCGCCGATGCCATAGAGGCAACCAGGCAGTCCATTGCAGAGGGGGTGTACCCGGTGGTCATCAGCGACAGCGGGGACAACCCGACCGCCGGGGGGAGCGCCGATGTGACCAACTTCCTCTCACTGTTGCTGGCCGACCCTGTGCTTTCCACGCTCGACCCTCCCCTGCTCTACCAGGGGTTCTATGACCCGGAAGTGGTGGCACAGGCGTTCAGGGAGGGGGTCGGTTCTTCCTTCCACTGCTCGCTGGGAGCGAAGTTCGACAAAGAAAAGAGCAGTCCCATCATGGCTGAAGCAACGGTCATCTCCCTCAAGGGACAGTGGGAGGGTGCTAACAACGCCGACCTTGCACTCATGGAGATCGGGGGGATACAGGTGGTGGTGGCGAGCAAGCATGTCGGGTGCTACGACCCTGAGATGATGAGGATCCTCGGTGCAGAGCCAACACTGAGAAAGACCATCGTGGTGAAGCTTGGGTACCTGGAACCGGAGATACGCTCGATTGCCAAGAGATCGATGATGGCCCTGACCACAGGGAGCACCGACGAGCTCTTCACCCGCCTTCCCTACAGGGAGCTCTCAAGGCCCATCTACCCGTTGGATGGGGAGTTTGAGGCTGAGTTGAAGCTTATCTGA
- a CDS encoding phosphonoacetaldehyde reductase, which produces MREVHSSQEIFYGNQEKSFFDSILQELQSKRVLLVCGKSFSGLSFASILLQSNVTYSLFQDFSPNPKYDDIVLGVEAYRDNQCDTILAVGGGSALDVAKCIKLFVPMTENSPYCQQPLEDSGIPLIAIPTTAGTGSESTQFAVIYIKGEKYSLSHPSILPNYVILESSVLKTLPLYQKKCSMLDAVCQALESWWSVNANEESIAYSKLAVAKWLEAKNEYLANSDTGNSMMLEASNLAGRAINITKTTAPHAMSYKLTTLFSIPHGHAVALAFPHVWKYMSEHSERCIDKRGSVYVANTLIEMAGAVGQKSVEEAINWFCSMLSDLSIDPPKQVTKDQLEILIQSVNIERLKNSPVLLDEYAIATLYGQILEVIV; this is translated from the coding sequence ATGAGGGAAGTGCATTCATCTCAAGAAATATTTTATGGAAATCAAGAAAAGTCCTTTTTTGATTCCATACTTCAAGAGCTACAATCGAAAAGAGTCTTACTAGTTTGTGGGAAATCATTTTCTGGTTTGTCCTTTGCATCAATTCTTTTGCAAAGCAATGTAACGTATTCACTGTTCCAAGATTTTAGTCCTAACCCCAAGTATGATGATATCGTTCTTGGAGTAGAGGCGTATCGTGATAATCAGTGTGATACGATACTTGCTGTAGGAGGAGGGAGCGCGCTTGATGTTGCAAAATGTATCAAGCTTTTTGTCCCTATGACTGAGAACTCTCCCTATTGTCAACAACCACTTGAAGATAGTGGTATTCCCCTCATTGCCATTCCCACAACTGCGGGTACAGGTAGTGAGTCCACTCAGTTTGCTGTTATCTACATTAAAGGTGAAAAGTACTCACTGAGCCATCCAAGCATTCTTCCAAATTATGTGATACTGGAATCTTCTGTTTTGAAAACGCTACCGTTGTATCAAAAAAAATGTAGTATGTTGGATGCGGTATGTCAGGCTTTGGAGTCATGGTGGTCGGTTAATGCAAATGAGGAGAGTATTGCTTATTCAAAGCTAGCTGTTGCAAAGTGGTTAGAAGCAAAAAATGAGTATCTAGCAAATAGTGACACAGGAAATAGCATGATGCTTGAAGCTTCAAACCTTGCAGGGAGAGCTATCAATATTACTAAAACTACTGCTCCTCATGCAATGAGCTATAAGTTGACGACTCTTTTCAGTATCCCACATGGACATGCAGTTGCCCTTGCTTTTCCTCATGTTTGGAAGTACATGTCAGAACATTCTGAAAGATGTATTGATAAAAGGGGTTCGGTCTATGTCGCCAACACATTAATAGAAATGGCAGGAGCAGTTGGTCAAAAAAGTGTCGAAGAAGCAATCAATTGGTTCTGCTCAATGCTTTCTGACCTAAGTATTGATCCTCCAAAACAAGTAACCAAAGATCAATTGGAGATTCTGATTCAGTCTGTGAATATAGAGCGTTTGAAAAATTCCCCGGTATTATTAGACGAGTATGCCATAGCAACTCTTTATGGACAGATTCTAGAAGTAATTGTATAA
- the aepY gene encoding phosphonopyruvate decarboxylase, whose protein sequence is MITPSSFLTYLETLKIDFFTGVPDSQLKNFCEEIYARYGCNTQKHVVAVNEGNAVGLAAGYHLSTGKIPLVYLQNSGLGNAVNPQTSLIDPEVYGIPVVYLVGWRGEPGVHDEPQHVKQGAITVSLLETLGVACEIISKETTLEQLQQIFTERFLPLLLQGRSVALVVRKGAFTASSSSIEGNTNTLGREESIKYLTSQMTKNDYVVSTTGKISRELFEYCKNENPEQASHNFLTVGSMGHASAIACAVALQQPNKTIWCFDGDGAVLMHMGSLCSIGTLKPRNFIHVVLNNESHESVGAMPTVAGKVDLVAIAKDCGYASSIKVNNINELRALDIETLQRPCLIEIMVTTGSREDLIRPDTTPQQNKHAFMEALQT, encoded by the coding sequence ATGATTACCCCATCATCATTCTTGACGTATTTAGAGACGTTGAAAATCGATTTTTTTACAGGAGTTCCTGATTCGCAACTCAAGAATTTCTGTGAAGAAATTTACGCTCGCTATGGATGTAATACGCAAAAACATGTTGTAGCAGTCAATGAAGGGAATGCAGTTGGACTTGCAGCTGGTTACCATCTGTCTACAGGTAAGATTCCACTTGTCTATTTGCAAAATAGTGGGTTGGGAAATGCTGTCAATCCGCAAACTTCTCTCATTGATCCAGAGGTCTATGGAATTCCAGTAGTCTATCTTGTTGGATGGCGTGGGGAGCCCGGGGTTCATGATGAACCACAGCATGTAAAACAAGGAGCGATAACAGTATCTCTGTTAGAGACTCTGGGAGTAGCCTGTGAGATTATTAGCAAGGAAACAACCCTCGAGCAACTACAGCAGATATTCACAGAACGTTTCCTTCCTCTTCTGTTGCAGGGGAGAAGCGTAGCGTTAGTGGTGAGAAAAGGAGCTTTTACTGCAAGTAGCTCTTCTATAGAGGGAAACACCAATACACTAGGTAGAGAGGAATCAATTAAGTATCTGACCTCTCAGATGACTAAAAATGACTATGTTGTTTCGACTACTGGTAAGATTTCCCGGGAGTTGTTTGAATACTGTAAAAACGAAAACCCTGAGCAGGCCTCACACAACTTCCTCACGGTTGGCTCCATGGGGCATGCAAGTGCAATTGCTTGTGCGGTTGCACTACAGCAGCCGAATAAAACCATATGGTGTTTCGATGGTGATGGAGCAGTCTTGATGCATATGGGTAGTCTCTGTTCCATCGGAACCTTGAAGCCTCGGAATTTTATTCATGTGGTGCTTAATAATGAGTCTCATGAATCTGTGGGAGCGATGCCCACCGTTGCAGGAAAAGTGGATCTGGTGGCAATTGCGAAGGACTGTGGCTATGCATCTTCAATCAAGGTAAATAATATCAATGAATTACGTGCCTTGGATATTGAAACTCTGCAAAGACCCTGTTTGATTGAGATTATGGTAACCACAGGTTCGCGTGAAGATCTCATAAGACCAGATACTACACCTCAGCAGAATAAACATGCTTTCATGGAGGCATTGCAAACATGA